Below is a window of Saccharomonospora viridis DSM 43017 DNA.
AGCACGAGCTTGTTCGTCAGCTCGCCCGCGTCGCCTTCCTTGCGGACCTCGATACGCACGCCCGCACGCTGTTCGAAGGCGTCCACCACTTCCTGCGGAACGGCCCAGGACTGGTGCGTGACGAGAGTGACCGTCACCGGCTCGTCCGCCGACTCGTCCTCGGTACCGATAACCGTGCAACCCGCCGTGAGGGCACCGGCCGACAGCAGCGCGATCGCCGCGCGTAACGACGTTGACACATGGCCCGGTCCCTGGCCCATTCAGCCTCCTCGCCGTGACCGCGCAGGAGGGCTGATCACCTTCCTGCGTCGGCATGATCCGAATCAGGTGCGAACGGTCGTGGGCCACACGCCCACCTCTCAGTCCGGTGTGCCGGACTCCCGTGGCAGCGTGCAGCGTACCCGGCGACCCACCACGATAGGGCCATGACGGAGCTACTCAGTGACCAACGCATCGACGAGGCCCTGCAGGGGCTGCCCGAATGGCGGCGGGTCGGAGACGCGATCGAACGCAGCGCCGAGTTGGCGAGTTTCCCGCAAGCCATCGAGGTGGTGAACCGGGTGGCCGAACGCGCGGAGGCGGCGAACCACCATCCGGACATCGACATCCGGTGGCGCACCGTGACCTTCCGCCTCAGCACCCATTCCCACGGCGGGATCACGGAGAAGGACATCGCACTCGCCGGTGAGATCGATGACGTGATCACGGACGTGTGATTTCGACCTTTTCGGGCAACTCTGCTGCGGACGCCGGACGTTGACGTGGGTGAAAGGTCCGACCATCTGGCATCCGAGGGGAGTGTGCGATGAACCGCTTCGCCGCCTGGCGGGCACCGTTCGCATCGGTGCTGGCGTTGCTGATCACCTTCGTGGTGGGTGCGGTGCAGCCCGCTCTCGCGGAGTCCAACGATTCCGGCCCTCCCCCGGAGAGTGCTCCCACGTCGACACCGAATGGGGTGATTCAGGCACTCGTGGTGGGCAGTACCGCCTTCGCGCTGATGCTCGCCACCGCCGCCGCCGTGCTGTACTACACGGCCAAACGGCGACGAGATGAACCTCTGTGACATCGCGGTTACCCTCAGTGCGGTCCTCCACAGTGTGACACGTCACACTGTGGATCTTCCCCACTGAAGGAGTGCGATGTACCGGAAACGTGAACTGGCTGCTGTGGCGGCCTTGCTGCTGGCCCTGACGTCTACCGCCTGCGCAGGTGGTGGCGACAACGCCTCGTCCGAGGCCGCCACACAGTCCACATCGGCCGAACCGACCGCTGCGACGCCCGAGGAGCTGGCCGAGATACGCAAGGCGTTCGACGGTTACCGGAACGCGTTGCAAAACGGCGACGGGAAGACCGCGGCCGGTTGGATCAGCAAGAGCACGGTCGAGCATTACGACGAACTGGCCGCACTGGCCGCGACGGGCGGTCCGGAGGAGATCGGCGAACGGGGGCCGACGGACCGGATGACCGTGGCCCTGCTCCGGCACGACCTCGCCCCGGAGGAGATCGGTTCGCTGAACGGCACGGCGCTGTTCACGTACGCCGTGGAGCAGGATGTCATCGACGATTCGACGATCGCGTCCGCGGAGTTGGACGAGGTCACCATCTCCGGCGACCGGGCCGTCGCCACGGTGAAGGGCGACAACGCGGAGCAGAAGGCTCAGCTGACCTTCATCCGGGAGTCGGACTCGTGGCGACTGGACCTCATGTCCATGATGGAGGTGTCGGACAAGGTCATCGCCGAGCTGGCGAAGCAACGCGGGGTCGACGAGGACGAACTGGTCCTCCAGCTC
It encodes the following:
- a CDS encoding 4a-hydroxytetrahydrobiopterin dehydratase: MTELLSDQRIDEALQGLPEWRRVGDAIERSAELASFPQAIEVVNRVAERAEAANHHPDIDIRWRTVTFRLSTHSHGGITEKDIALAGEIDDVITDV